The following proteins are co-located in the Hevea brasiliensis isolate MT/VB/25A 57/8 chromosome 11, ASM3005281v1, whole genome shotgun sequence genome:
- the LOC110637344 gene encoding probable ubiquitin-conjugating enzyme E2 37 isoform X1: MAQAARLNLRMQKELKLLLTDPSPGASFPFLSADSDISSLSTIDAQIEGPQGTVYAKGIFNIKIQIPERYPFQPPSVTFATPIYHPNIDNGGRICLDILNLPPKQGAWQPSLNISTVLTSIGLLLSEPNPDDGLMPEASKEFKYNRKAFDQKARAMTEKYAGTGASGHNCRTWCIQTNADLSTMVEVQQSEKESKYEVNDFIPNHNKPSGINQKLLLKPSSSTHKRVSDGEASDVPNPLKFGLGNLETKRDRKELRDLPDKYSQKDEKQCKIGRKLSLESSVQCCERDGPDVKDGDPKQPHLPCNAQTLSMASSESTLLQGESLHELQIHQHRDCISTYDSKIMSSGNLYKVSQKIPCRSLDACQTNDGTNEKMLVTPAISPSHSHSNSSPGALTISSSVNNDALQTCQVSMEKSGNGSIDTKCKKVCSVRKKLSLGFKGSSGGQEKDDKENVLLMHKLSSSPKTQRKAGNDRKLHPSPLTQLQGSNEDNSRLFLRSGELPANKYRKQQSDQPQNGKLDGEIKQWGEETQVAESIIVLDSEDSEEESNGSIRSKLSLVRKCMGKRKAQA, from the exons ATGGCACAAGCGGCAAGGCTCAATCTTCGAATGCAAAAGGAGCTCAAGCTTCTACTCACTGACCCATCTCCTGGTGCGTCGTTTCCCTTTCTTTCTGCCGACTCTGACATATCCTCCCTGTCGACCATTGACGCTC AGATTGAAGGACCGCAGGGAACTGTATACGCTAAAGGGATCTTTAACATTAAGATTCAAATACCGGAAAG GTACCCATTTCAGCCTCCTAGTGTGACATTTGCTACGCCGATCTACCACCCGAACATCGACAACGGAGGCCGAATTTGCCTTGACATTCTCAATCTTCCCCCAAAG CAGGGTGCATGGCAACCATCATTGAATATTTCAACCGTGCTAACAAGTATAGGACTGTTATTGAGTGAACCCAATCCTGATGACGGTCTAATGCCTGAAGCG AGCAAGGAGTTCAAATACAATAGAAAGGCTTTTGACCAAAAAGCACGAGCTATGACTGAAAAATATGCCGGGACTGGAGCTAGCGGGCACAATTGCAGGACCTGGTGCATTCAAACTAATGCAGATCTAAGCACAATG GTCGAAGTTCAACAATCAGAGAAAGAGTCAAAATATGAAGTCAATGATTTTATTCCTAATCATAATAAACCAAGTGGGATCAATCAGAAGCTGTTGCTCAAACCTTCAAGCTCAACTCATAAAAGGGTAAGTGATGGAGAGGCAAGTGACGTGCCAAATCCCCTAAAATTTGGCTTGGGAAATTTGGAAACAAAAAGAGACAGAAAAGAGTTAAGAGATCTACCTGACAAGTACAGTCAGAAAGATGAGAAGCAATGTAAGATTGGGAGGAAGTTATCTCTTGAATCCTCAGTTCAATGTTGTGAAAGAGATGGTCCTGATGTGAAGGATGGAGACCCAAAGCAACCACATTTACCCTGTAATGCACAGACTCTTTCTATGGCTTCTTCAGAGTCAACATTACTGCAGGGTGAAAGCCTTCATGAACTGCAAATACATCAGCACCGTGACTGCATATCAACATATGACAGCAAAATCATGAGTTCAGGTAATCTTTATAAGGTTAGCCAGAAAATACCATGCAGATCTTTGGATGCATGCCAAACAAATGATGGTACTAATGAGAAAATGCTTGTGACTCCTGCAATATCACCTTCTCACTCCCATTCTAATTCATCACCTGGGGCCTTGACCATTAGCTCTTCTGTTAATAATGATGCACTACAGACTTGTCAGGTTTCTATGGAAAAATCGGGAAATGGCTCCATTGATACTAAATGTAAGAAAGTATGTTCAGTACGCAAGAAGCTTTCCTTGGGCTTTAAGGGTTCGTCAGGGGGACAGGAAAAGGATGACAAGGAGAATGTTTTGCTGATGCACAAATTATCATCAAGTCCCAAAACACAAAGGAAGGCTGGAAATGATCGGAAACTGCATCCGAGTCCTCTGACTCAATTGCAGGGTAGCAATGAGGATAATAGCCGATTGTTCTTGCGCTCAGGGGAACTTCCTGCAAATAAATATCGGAAGCAGCAGTCTGATCAACCTCAGAATGGAAAACTTGATGGCGAGATTAAACAATGGGGAGAAGAAACACAAGTAGCTGAATCAATAATAGTGCTGGATAGTGAAGACAGTGAGGAGGAAAGCAATGGATCAATAAGGTCTAAACTGTCACTAGTGCGGAAGTGCATGGGAAAGAGAAAAGCTCAAGCTTGA
- the LOC110637331 gene encoding uncharacterized protein LOC110637331 codes for MASICLSICSTSKPLVVPPTSAAAVASSSSPSCLGCRCSLLFSTAMFGSGRLLSSTTSSNTNRSRRQKKVVCMAPDEEKLTRRNPLDFPIEWERPKPGRRPDIFPQFSPMKTPIPPPLPYDPPEEDEEEEEEKKKEEEEEDPEKEEEPNQPDKQ; via the exons ATGGCGTCTATTTGCCTGTCAATTTGCTCGACCTCGAAACCCTTAGTGGTGCCTCCTACCTCTGCTGCAGccgttgcatcttcttcttcaccGAGCTGCCTTGGTTGCCGGTGCTCTCTCCTTTTCTCCACGGCAATGTTTGGCTCTGGACGCTTGCTTTCTTCTACTACTAGTAGTAATACCAATCGGAGCCGGCGACAAAAGAAAGTGGTTTGTATGGCTCCTGATGAAGAAAAATTGACTCGTCGAAATCCTCTCGATTTCCCTATC GAGTGGGAAAGGCCCAAGCCTGGACGCAGACCTGATATTTTCCCCCAGTTTAGCCCTATGAAAACACCAATACCACCCCCATTGCCATATGATCCTcctgaagaagatgaagaagaagaagaagagaaaaagaaagaggAAGAGGAGGAAGATCCTGAAAAGGAAGAAGAACCAAATCAGCCAGATAAGCAGTAG
- the LOC110637337 gene encoding heat stress transcription factor C-1, translated as MEANTIVAPFVMKTYQIVDDPATDTLITWGKANNSFIVIDHLDFSQRILPAYFKHNNFSSFVRQLNTYGFRKVDPDRWEFANEWFLRGQKQLLKNIVRRKQSKGSCTQAKIEDFDNEELVMEIARLKQEQRVLEKELEGMNKRLEATERRPQQMMSFLYKVVQDPDFFPRMILQKEPTKQLNDKKRRLMISSSSSSSGGAAISYSVKSEDEERESVGVISLPETGFCHSSQLPEKNIIRWLGEENYGCDSAPNPFTSITMGGGIGNTITMAVSPPENSLTGCGGNRVGQISYFGELAARVEARPPPPYPFSLLGGGF; from the exons ATGGAGGCTAATACCATCGTTGCTCCTTTCGTCATGAAGACATATCAGATTGTGGACGATCCAGCTACGGATACACTTATCACTTGGGGCAAAGCCAACAACAGTTTCATCGTCATCGACCATTTAGATTTCTCCCAGAGGATCTTGCCTGCATATTTTAAACACAACAACTTCTCTAGTTTCGTTCGCCAACTAAACACCTAT GGTTTTCGAAAAGTGGATCCAGATAGATGGGAATTCGCAAACGAGTGGTTTCTTCGGGGCCAAAAGCAATTGTTGAAGAATATAGTTCGTAGAAAGCAAAGCAAGGGCTCATGTACGCAAGCTAAAATAGAGGATTTTGACAATGAAGAGCTAGTTATGGAGATAGCAAGGTTAAAGCAAGAACAAAGAGTCCTAGAGAAAGAGCTTGAGGGTATGAACAAACGCTTAGAGGCCACTGAGAGACGACCTCAACAAATGATGTCTTTTCTTTACAAAGTTGTGCAGGATCCTGATTTTTTCCCTCGCATGATACTCCAGAAAGAACCAACCAAACAATTAAATGACAAAAAGCGCCGGTTAATGATTTCTTCTTCTTCGTCGTCCTCTGGTGGGGCCGCGATTTCTTATTCAGTGAAGTCTGAAGATGAAGAAAGGGAAAGCGTTGGGGTAATATCGTTGCCAGAAACTGGGTTTTGTCATTCTTCACAGTTACCGGAGAAAAATATCATAAGGTGGTTGGGAGAAGAGAACTATGGTTGCGACTCAGCGCCTAATCCATTCACATCGATTACGATGGGTGGAGGGATTGGGAACACTATCACTATGGCAGTGTCTCCACCAGAGAATAGCTTGACAGGTTGTGGTGGTAACAGGGTTGGCCAAATAAGCTATTTCGGAGAACTGGCGGCAAGGGTGGAGGCTAGACCACCACCACCTTATCCATTCTCGCTTTTAGGTGGTGGCTTTTAG
- the LOC110637344 gene encoding probable ubiquitin-conjugating enzyme E2 37 isoform X2: MAQAARLNLRMQKELKLLLTDPSPGASFPFLSADSDISSLSTIDAQIEGPQGTVYAKGIFNIKIQIPERYPFQPPSVTFATPIYHPNIDNGGRICLDILNLPPKGAWQPSLNISTVLTSIGLLLSEPNPDDGLMPEASKEFKYNRKAFDQKARAMTEKYAGTGASGHNCRTWCIQTNADLSTMVEVQQSEKESKYEVNDFIPNHNKPSGINQKLLLKPSSSTHKRVSDGEASDVPNPLKFGLGNLETKRDRKELRDLPDKYSQKDEKQCKIGRKLSLESSVQCCERDGPDVKDGDPKQPHLPCNAQTLSMASSESTLLQGESLHELQIHQHRDCISTYDSKIMSSGNLYKVSQKIPCRSLDACQTNDGTNEKMLVTPAISPSHSHSNSSPGALTISSSVNNDALQTCQVSMEKSGNGSIDTKCKKVCSVRKKLSLGFKGSSGGQEKDDKENVLLMHKLSSSPKTQRKAGNDRKLHPSPLTQLQGSNEDNSRLFLRSGELPANKYRKQQSDQPQNGKLDGEIKQWGEETQVAESIIVLDSEDSEEESNGSIRSKLSLVRKCMGKRKAQA; the protein is encoded by the exons ATGGCACAAGCGGCAAGGCTCAATCTTCGAATGCAAAAGGAGCTCAAGCTTCTACTCACTGACCCATCTCCTGGTGCGTCGTTTCCCTTTCTTTCTGCCGACTCTGACATATCCTCCCTGTCGACCATTGACGCTC AGATTGAAGGACCGCAGGGAACTGTATACGCTAAAGGGATCTTTAACATTAAGATTCAAATACCGGAAAG GTACCCATTTCAGCCTCCTAGTGTGACATTTGCTACGCCGATCTACCACCCGAACATCGACAACGGAGGCCGAATTTGCCTTGACATTCTCAATCTTCCCCCAAAG GGTGCATGGCAACCATCATTGAATATTTCAACCGTGCTAACAAGTATAGGACTGTTATTGAGTGAACCCAATCCTGATGACGGTCTAATGCCTGAAGCG AGCAAGGAGTTCAAATACAATAGAAAGGCTTTTGACCAAAAAGCACGAGCTATGACTGAAAAATATGCCGGGACTGGAGCTAGCGGGCACAATTGCAGGACCTGGTGCATTCAAACTAATGCAGATCTAAGCACAATG GTCGAAGTTCAACAATCAGAGAAAGAGTCAAAATATGAAGTCAATGATTTTATTCCTAATCATAATAAACCAAGTGGGATCAATCAGAAGCTGTTGCTCAAACCTTCAAGCTCAACTCATAAAAGGGTAAGTGATGGAGAGGCAAGTGACGTGCCAAATCCCCTAAAATTTGGCTTGGGAAATTTGGAAACAAAAAGAGACAGAAAAGAGTTAAGAGATCTACCTGACAAGTACAGTCAGAAAGATGAGAAGCAATGTAAGATTGGGAGGAAGTTATCTCTTGAATCCTCAGTTCAATGTTGTGAAAGAGATGGTCCTGATGTGAAGGATGGAGACCCAAAGCAACCACATTTACCCTGTAATGCACAGACTCTTTCTATGGCTTCTTCAGAGTCAACATTACTGCAGGGTGAAAGCCTTCATGAACTGCAAATACATCAGCACCGTGACTGCATATCAACATATGACAGCAAAATCATGAGTTCAGGTAATCTTTATAAGGTTAGCCAGAAAATACCATGCAGATCTTTGGATGCATGCCAAACAAATGATGGTACTAATGAGAAAATGCTTGTGACTCCTGCAATATCACCTTCTCACTCCCATTCTAATTCATCACCTGGGGCCTTGACCATTAGCTCTTCTGTTAATAATGATGCACTACAGACTTGTCAGGTTTCTATGGAAAAATCGGGAAATGGCTCCATTGATACTAAATGTAAGAAAGTATGTTCAGTACGCAAGAAGCTTTCCTTGGGCTTTAAGGGTTCGTCAGGGGGACAGGAAAAGGATGACAAGGAGAATGTTTTGCTGATGCACAAATTATCATCAAGTCCCAAAACACAAAGGAAGGCTGGAAATGATCGGAAACTGCATCCGAGTCCTCTGACTCAATTGCAGGGTAGCAATGAGGATAATAGCCGATTGTTCTTGCGCTCAGGGGAACTTCCTGCAAATAAATATCGGAAGCAGCAGTCTGATCAACCTCAGAATGGAAAACTTGATGGCGAGATTAAACAATGGGGAGAAGAAACACAAGTAGCTGAATCAATAATAGTGCTGGATAGTGAAGACAGTGAGGAGGAAAGCAATGGATCAATAAGGTCTAAACTGTCACTAGTGCGGAAGTGCATGGGAAAGAGAAAAGCTCAAGCTTGA
- the LOC110637338 gene encoding heat stress transcription factor C-1, which produces MEANTIVAPFVMKTYQIVNDPATDTLITWGKANNSFIVIDPLDFSERILPAYFKHNNFSSFVRQLNTYGFRKVDPDRWEFANEWFLRSQKQLLKNIVRRKHSKGSCMQAKIEDFDNEELVMEIARLKQEQRVMEKELEDMNKRLEATERRPQQMMSFLYKVVQDPDLLPRMILQKERTKQLNDKKCRLMISSSSSSSGGAAVSSLVKSEEEETGSVGVISSPETGFCQSSPSPEKNIIRWLGEGNYVPDSAPNTFTSISMGGGIRNTVTVARPPPENNLIGCGDDRVGQISYFGELAADVEARPPPPYPFSLLGGGF; this is translated from the exons ATGGAGGCTAATACCATCGTTGCTCCTTTCGTCATGAAGACATATCAGATTGTGAACGATCCAGCCACGGATACGCTGATCACCTGGGGCAAAGCCAACAACAGCTTCATCGTCATCGATCCTTTAGATTTTTCCGAGAGGATCTTGCCTGCTTATTTCAAACACAACAACTTCTCTAGCTTCGTTCGCCAACTAAACACCTAT GGTTTTAGAAAAGTGGATCCCGATAGATGGGAATTCGCAAACGAGTGGTTTCTTCGGAGCCAAAAGCAATTGTTGAAGAATATAGTTCGTAGAAAGCATAGCAAGGGCTCATGTATGCAAGCTAAAATAGAGGATTTTGACAATGAAGAGCTAGTTATGGAGATAGCAAGGTTAAAGCAAGAACAGAGAGTCATGGAGAAAGAGCTTGAGGATATGAACAAACGCTTGGAGGCCACAGAGAGACGCCCTCAACAAATGATGTCTTTTCTTTACAAAGTTGTGCAGGACCCTGATCTTCTCCCTCGCATGATACTCCAGAAAGAACGAACCAAACAATTAAATGACAAGAAGTGCCGGTTAatgatttcttcttcttcatcatcctCTGGTGGGGCGGCAGTTTCTAGTTTGGTGAAGTCTGAAGAGGAAGAAACGGGAAGCGTTGGGGTAATATCGTCGCCAGAAACTGGGTTTTGCCAATCTTCGCCATCGCCGGAGAAAAATATCATAAGGTGGTTAGGAGAAGGGAACTATGTTCCTGACTCAGCGCCTAATACATTCACATCAATTTCGATGGGTGGAGGGATTAGGAACACTGTCACTGTTGCAAGGCCTCCACCAGAGAATAACTTGATAGGTTGTGGTGATGATAGGGTTGGCCAAATAAGCTATTTTGGAGAACTGGCGGCAGATGTGGAGGCTAGACCACCACCGCCTTATCCATTTTCACTTTTAGGTGGTGGCTTTTAG